In the Haloferax marinisediminis genome, TGTCTCGAATCGGTCGTCGGTGTGAAGGTCGAGGTTCAGTGCGTTGCACAGGGCTTCCCACTGTTGTTCACCGGATGGACCGATGAAAACCCACTCATCGTCACCAGTCTTGAACACGTCGTACGGTGCCCAGTTCGGATGCGATGCGCCCATTGGGCCAGGGATATCGTCGTAGGCCTCGGTGTACGCGAGCCAATAGCCCATCAGCGAAACCGTCGATTCGAACAGCGGTGCTGTCACCTTCGACCCGACACCAGTCTTATTTCGGCGATACAGTGCTCCGAGAACGGCAATTGCGCCGTAGAGCGACGCTGCCATATCAGCGATACTCGTCCCAGAGCGAACTGGTGGCATGCCTTCGTGACCGGTGACGCTCATCATCCCCGAAAGTGCCTCAGCGATTGGGTCGAGCGCAGGATACGACTCGTATGGCCCCGGATTGAATCCCTTAATTGAGCAGTAGACGAGTCCAGGATACGTTTGCTTGAGGCTTTCGTACCCGATTCCGAGGCGCTCTGCGGTCCCCGGTGCATAGTTCTCGACGATGACGTCCGTCTCTTCGAGCAGGTCAAAGAACGCCTCCAACGCTGCGTCTGATTTGAGATTGAGTGTGAGGCTGCGTTTGTCTCGGTTGACGTAATTGAACGAACTGTTTCCGACGGGTGATGAACCACGGATGAGGTCACCACCGTTCGGGTGTTCGACTTTGATGACGTCTGCACCAAGGTCGGCGAGAATCATCGAACAGAATGGTCCGGCGATGATGTGCCCAAGTTCGAGCACTCGAACTCCATCGAGCGGGAGATTTTGTGCTGCCGTATCCGTCGTCTCAGACGAAGATTGGGCCGTTTCTTCGTCGACACCACTCATTAGACGACTCCTCCCGTCGACCGAGAGACTGACGTGTCATCGGCATGCTCTGTCCCGAAGAGAATCGTCTTTCCGTCGTCACCAAAGACAAACGCATCTGAGATGTCGAACGAGACGTTGAGTTGGTCACCAGCAGCGACGTCGTCGACTGCGTCGCTAACGACGTCGAAGTTGGTTCCGTCGGCAAGTCGACCGTGGACAACGGACTCTGTCCCGAGCGTCTCGATGACTTCGACATCGACTGTGAGCGTACACGGACCCGACGTTCCAACGTCGAGATACTGGGGTCGAATACCTAGTCTGACGTAACTCGAGGCAGGGGTGTCGACACTCGCAGGGAGTGGAACCGTCATTCCGGGCCCCTCGAGCGAGGTCACACCGTCTTGCTGGGTGACTGTACATTCGACGACGTTCGTCGATGGCATGCCGATGAACTGTGCAACGTACTCTGAGTTGGGGTAGTCGAACAACCGTTTGGGTGGGTCGACTTGTGCAAGTTCACCTTCTCGAAGGAGGACGACTTGGTCGCTCATCGTCATCGCTTCGGTCTGGTCGTGCGTGACGTAGACGACCGTCGTGTCGAGTTCTTGATGGAGTCGCTGAATTTCAACGCGAAGGTCGGATTTGAGTTTCGCGTCGAGGTCTGACATCGGCTCGTCTAAGAGGAGTACGTCTGGATCTTGCACAAACGCACCGCCGAGCGCAACACGCTGTTGCTGACCGCCAGAGAGTTCTGATGGCATCTTCTCCAGTTGCTGTTCGATTTGGAGGACCTCTGCTGCCTCATCAATTCGCTCGTCGCGCTCGGATTTGGGAACGCCGTGTATCTTCAGGCCGTATCCGATGTTCTCGCGGACGGACATATGCGGATAGAGCGCGATTGACTGGAACACCATCGACACGTTGCGTTCTTGTGGCGGGAGGTCGGTCACATCCTCCTCACCGAAAGACACAGTGCCGGATGTCGGCGTCTCCAACCCTGCTAACATGCGGAGTGTCGTCGTCTTACCACAACCCGATGGCCCGACGAAGGTGGTAAACGAGCCTTCAGGGATGTCGAGCGAGAGGTCGTCAACGGCGACGTGAGTGTTTCCGAGGGTGCGAAACTCCTTTCTGACGGTGTCTAAGTGAATGCTAGTTGCCATTATTCGAGGCCTCCAACGCTGAAGCCTTGGAGGAGATATCGTTGCAGGAACAATGCGATGAGGAACGGCGGGAGAGCGATAAGAAGCGAGACGGCCATCGTCTCACCCCAGCCGATGCTGACGCGGTCTAAGAACAGCGACGCACCGACGGTGATTGTGTACATCTCATCTCGACTCATCACGACGCGGGCCATGGTGAAGTCGTTCCACGCGACAGCAAACGCGAAGATTGCAGCGGAGATGTACCCTGGGCGAGCGACGGGCAAGACGACGTCCTTGACCGTGCGCCATCTGCTCGCGCCACGAACCCAGGCAGACTCTTCGAGTGCGAT is a window encoding:
- a CDS encoding CaiB/BaiF CoA transferase family protein gives rise to the protein MSGVDEETAQSSSETTDTAAQNLPLDGVRVLELGHIIAGPFCSMILADLGADVIKVEHPNGGDLIRGSSPVGNSSFNYVNRDKRSLTLNLKSDAALEAFFDLLEETDVIVENYAPGTAERLGIGYESLKQTYPGLVYCSIKGFNPGPYESYPALDPIAEALSGMMSVTGHEGMPPVRSGTSIADMAASLYGAIAVLGALYRRNKTGVGSKVTAPLFESTVSLMGYWLAYTEAYDDIPGPMGASHPNWAPYDVFKTGDDEWVFIGPSGEQQWEALCNALNLDLHTDDRFETLVDRRENLDELMDILKAECRSYTSADLVASLREAGVPVAKVNSMDEVVDDPHLQATDFFTEVSTAEGTTRSVNVPRFPVVSSGFDRLKSSGPPKLGEHTEAILSSIGYDESDIDNLRREGGV
- a CDS encoding ABC transporter ATP-binding protein; this encodes MATSIHLDTVRKEFRTLGNTHVAVDDLSLDIPEGSFTTFVGPSGCGKTTTLRMLAGLETPTSGTVSFGEEDVTDLPPQERNVSMVFQSIALYPHMSVRENIGYGLKIHGVPKSERDERIDEAAEVLQIEQQLEKMPSELSGGQQQRVALGGAFVQDPDVLLLDEPMSDLDAKLKSDLRVEIQRLHQELDTTVVYVTHDQTEAMTMSDQVVLLREGELAQVDPPKRLFDYPNSEYVAQFIGMPSTNVVECTVTQQDGVTSLEGPGMTVPLPASVDTPASSYVRLGIRPQYLDVGTSGPCTLTVDVEVIETLGTESVVHGRLADGTNFDVVSDAVDDVAAGDQLNVSFDISDAFVFGDDGKTILFGTEHADDTSVSRSTGGVV